Within Aphelocoma coerulescens isolate FSJ_1873_10779 chromosome 1A, UR_Acoe_1.0, whole genome shotgun sequence, the genomic segment GAAGCACCTGCCCTCAGAAGTCTCTTACCGTGCTCATGTGATTTGTTGATGTTCCTCGTGCGAAGAAGCTCTGCTTTTGGCTGCACAGGGTGACCATTCTCCTGGCCCTTGGACACCAGCTCCTCCAGTGCCTCGAACACCTGAGAAGAAGGAATGCTGTCTCATTATGTGGCCTCCTCTTGTTCTTTCACTGGACCCCTTGCCCCTTCTCCAGGCACTTAAGGAACTGGAAGAAGTCATGAGGCTTCAGTCCAAGTCTCCTGGCAAATTTTGCACAGAAACAAAAGCTGCCTGTGAGGTCAGGAGGATGTCTCTCAAACTCCTTGTTCACTTTACAGATTCTCCTTGAAGCTTTCAGCTAAGGAAAAGGCTACTGCCCATCTTctgatgggaaggaaagcaaggTACCTGTCACCTAGTCAGAGACCACAGAGGACCTGTGGAACTTCACCACAGAGGCAGGACAGATAGTAGATGGTAATCCCCACTCCAGTATGAGCCCTCATTCGTATATGAATAGTGGCACATGGAAGAGACCGGATTCAAACACGAAGGGAGGGAGAAGAGCTTTTCAGAGATCCCTGTTTTATTCGGCTCCCAGGTTGGAGAAGCATGGCCATCCAACTCTGACCAGCTCGCCCTGATCCACAACTTCTCATAAGCTCCCCAACAGCAATACTGGCCTTCTATTTCCCCTGCAGCTGTTTTCTTGTTTGAGAGAGGATgtgggctggcagggctgaCTGGTTGTTACTCACCTGTATATTTAACAGGAATGCTTTCTTGGCCTCCTCCATGACTCTTTTCTTAGTGGCAAGGTCCATCTCGAGAGCATTCATGCGGGAGCGATAGAGCTGCTTGAACTTGGTGGCGTTGGAGACCCCATCAAAGGTGAAGAACGCCAGCCCTTCCCCAGTGCTGGGCAGCTGAAGGGCCTTCTGGGCAATTTTCTTCAGCACCTGCCCCCCTGACAGGTCTCCCAAATACCGAGTGTAGGCATGGGCCACCAGGAGCTCTGGCTCATTCTTGCCTACGTAGTGGAGCCTCTCGACATATTTCTGAGTAGCCTCAGGACATGGGATCTCTTCCCTCCAGTTTCTGCCATAGAAGTACTTGAGGTCTTCCTCCAGGGCAGCTTTGCGGTGCAGCTCCGCCGGAAAATACACAGGGGCATAAACTGGATTGTTCTTGTTACGCTCAATCTCTTCCTCCAGAGCAGAGTAGATGAAGTACAGGGATGCTGTAACCAGctgaaagggaagaaagaggatgaGCTACAGGTGCATCTGTTTGTCTTTCTCAAGTCTGTGGGAAAAATTGTACTAACAAAAAAGGTACTCGTGGGCACACCCACTTGTGAGTCATGCACATCTGTGATGTTGCAGATTTCCAGTGTGGAAAACAGAGTGCAAAGTACACGGAGACACTGTTTAGTCCCTCCCCTTCTGCTTGAGGCAGCAATCAAGCCCTTTCCAGCAGGTATGGGTCTTACTGGCTCTTAAAGTCACTGCTTTGCCTTCAAGTTGAAGTCCTGCAGCTTGATGTCATGTAAACTGGAGCCCTGCTTAAGCATTCCTGGTCTCTTCCCATTCCCTCAGTCAATAGAGAGGGTATTCCCAAAGGTATCCTTTCTGGTACATTGTTCAAATTTGAATGCTCCAAAATGTGGCTTCCCTTTGTGGGGCCTTGTGAGATGCTAACACACCCTGCTTATTTTTCAACATATTCATCCTGTCAGCATCCCACCATCCTGGGGTCTGAGGCACCACCACTCTGCTCACTCAGCCATACAAGTGGGGTTGCCTCCTTGCTTGCCCCGGGGAGACAAGATGAAAGGGAGCTGGAAGCACAGTCTGCCTCTGAAAGATGCCTTTGTGAAGGAGTGCTGTGAGGCTGTGTTCTCCCCTCTATTTTGAAACcattgttattgttgtttttcCCAGCTTATGCGATACTTTCTTCTATCTGCCAGCTTTTCCACGTGGTCTGAGACAATATAGCTGTGTTCTTTCCTTCCCTAGGCATTCTGTTTTCAGAGGCTGTTACACCTACACCCCCCCTTCCTTACCCTGGGACCCCTTGTGAGCAGCAAAGGGTAAAAGATGAAGGTGTTGCAGTACAGGTGAGTcaggtttggggaggggggattaTGCTGCtcacaggagagaaagcagTTTCCTTTTTCACAAAGCAGTCAGTTCTGCAGGAAAAGAGTTCCTGTTTCAACCTTTCCCCACTGTGCCAGCAAACAGGACTTTGATAAGCACATGGGCAGTGACTGGTTGTGGAAACAAATATCCACCATCTGGGGAGTCACGTAGCAGGGCAGATATATAGGTCTGCCAAGAGAGTAAACAAAAACAGAGTTTTTTAAACAGTAACCTGTTACCCAGcttactggaaaagaaacaaaagatggGAACATTGCCTtaaaaaattaagcaaaaatATAGCTTAACTGATTGTTTTCAGAGGCAGGCAGTGATTTAATAAGAATGGATTTTTTAAActtgttaatttttaaagttcatGTCCCATCTTGTTCCCCTGACAGCATATAAAAATCATCTAAGAAACaaagttttatttctgaagGTCTTTTTACACTCTTGCCTGTCTCAAAGTTCACTGCCTAACCAATGCCATATTTCTAACAGCAGGAAGTCAGTATCTGAGATTGAATTTATGTTTGACTAAGTATTCTGAATGTCACCTGTCAGAAGTAAGTAGTCTCTTTCCTACTTTTGTGGATTTATTTGCCAAGGAACAATTGAACAACAAAGTAATTAAGCCACAGGTTGAATCGGTAGCTGTTATTTGCAAGTCCATGTGTCACATCCTATAGTCTCTCAGGAATTTCTGGCCCaggtgtttgctttggttttgctcATGGCTTTGTTATGTGGCTCACATCCCAGGAATTGTATCTAGCCAGGTTAGGCTAATATGtggaaatatttctcttttattttgaaaaaagccACAGGCTCCTGCTTGTTAGCAGCAGACACGGATTGCTCAAACTGAGTCTGCTTTTGAGTTATTGTTCATGATCTCAGCTGTGGTATAACTCAAGTGACAATGCAAAGTTCAGTGCCAGCAATGGTCCCACATCCTCACTTTCTCACCATCCCATCATATCTGCAGCTGCCTAGAGTGTTGTAAATATAGAATTCCCCCTCTTTTGGGCATTTCAGCTGCTCAAGTATCTGAACATCGTTCTATCTGCATTAACCATCACTGGCAATAATTATCATGCAGGCATTTatgaaggaagagaaaagcaaTAGCATTAGTCCCAACAACCTCTCTgtcctttttctcctgtttcagCTTGGCTGTCCATCCTGATATGCACAGTCCTTCCCCACCTTCTGCAAAAGGAACCAGTAACACCTCAGGGTGCAGGAGTTTgatgtttttaatctttttcatAGGAGATGCTGATACCAGCATCATGTCCCCATCCTCCTTACTTGGAATGGCCCCATCCTCCTGCCTTTAGTGCCCTCACAGCCCATCTGATCTAACTGGTGAGGAAATCCCATCCTCAAGCAATGCTGCTATGAAGTACCTTAAATTCCTGGAGTGACACCTGCCCCTTTTGGAAATTCCTCATGAACGGTGTATTCTCTGCCCGCTCGTGCACCTCCTTGGTAGCTTCTTTCAACAGTTCTGACAGGTCTGTGGACATTCTGGGGAAGAACAGTGAAACAGGTATTAGTGCTGTCTGCTCTGACAAAATAGATCTTAGCTCTCCAGGACAAAAGGGGGAGCCTGGGATGGCAGAACAAGGAGCAGAGCATTCCGGAGAGCTGTGGATGGGAGTCAGAGAGTACCAGCTTTCCAAACACTGTCCCGAGCAAGGAAGACTGACAGACTCCATCCAGAAGTGAAAGCAGCAGCATGCCtttccctgcagagcaggaacAGCATGCCTAAAAGCAAGGGGAAAAACACAACACTCCCCTGGCAAAACGCTTCCCTCTCTTTCCCGTCCCTCTCTCACCTTTCGGAGCTGTGCGACTGGGAAGTTTCCATGTTTCTCCACGTCGTTTCcctcctctgcttccctgctgTTGCTCGtgctttcctccttcctttctgCTCCCAGGACAGTGAAGCTCAGAGCTGGGCAGCCTGACTCCCACATCCAGCTTTATACTGCCAGGCCACGTGAGCAGCGAACCGCTGACCTCAGTTTGAGTACAAACTTCTTGCAACACAACAGCACTTCCCTCCCGAGCCTGGCTGCCACCCTCTTCTGGCCTGCAGCCCCAAGGAACCAGAAGGAAGTCACCTGATGCATCTTGATAACTAAGCACAAACAAGAGGATGTCCAGAAACTTCTCTTTTAAGGGTGCCTGGCTCTGTAACCCTTTCAgtgccctgcccgtggcaggcaGAGCCCGGGTACTGCAAGAGGTTCTCGTTGTCCTGGAGACAGTGGGGTTGGACAAGGAGGGTGGATTTACAGGGGATTTAGtgcttggggcagggagagcagcctTTTCTCCCTACACCCTAATCTATGTCCCTGGAAAGCTAATCCAGCACTCACCCTCACCTGCTCTAGCACAGCTCAGGTATAAGCATCATCTCCCATGGCCATGCATATGCATGCACCATGTCTGCCCTGCAGGTGCCAGAACTGCCCTTGTGCAGTTCCCCCTTGCCCTTGGCACTGGGCAGCAAACCCTGTCGGTGTGCACAAAGCCAACACAGGTGTGCCAGTGCTGA encodes:
- the HMOX1 gene encoding heme oxygenase 1 isoform X2 — translated: METSQSHSSERMSTDLSELLKEATKEVHERAENTPFMRNFQKGQVSLQEFKLVTASLYFIYSALEEEIERNKNNPVYAPVYFPAELHRKAALEEDLKYFYGRNWREEIPCPEATQKYVERLHYVGKNEPELLVAHAYTRYLGDLSGGQVLKKIAQKALQLPSTGEGLAFFTFDGVSNATKFKQLYRSRMNALEMDLATKKRVMEEAKKAFLLNIQVFEALEELVSKGQENGHPVQPKAELLRTRNINKSHEHGPAAGKESERTKMRNTDTTPTTSLVRWIVALSFLAMTVAVGLFAM
- the HMOX1 gene encoding heme oxygenase 1 isoform X1 gives rise to the protein MESVSLPCSGQCLESWYSLTPIHSSPECSAPCSAIPGSPFCPGELRSILSEQTALIPVSLFFPRMSTDLSELLKEATKEVHERAENTPFMRNFQKGQVSLQEFKLVTASLYFIYSALEEEIERNKNNPVYAPVYFPAELHRKAALEEDLKYFYGRNWREEIPCPEATQKYVERLHYVGKNEPELLVAHAYTRYLGDLSGGQVLKKIAQKALQLPSTGEGLAFFTFDGVSNATKFKQLYRSRMNALEMDLATKKRVMEEAKKAFLLNIQVFEALEELVSKGQENGHPVQPKAELLRTRNINKSHEHGPAAGKESERTKMRNTDTTPTTSLVRWIVALSFLAMTVAVGLFAM